From the genome of Gracilibacillus salitolerans, one region includes:
- a CDS encoding basic amino acid ABC transporter substrate-binding protein produces the protein MHEQKKTRFVNKIIMIALVGIIAFALAGCGTGEDDSNSSGEAKEEITVAAVQDYPPFEYKVDEEFTGFDVELVEAVAEKADLTVNWENMKFDGIIPALQANQVDAAVSAIGIREDRLEVVDFSDPYFESGLSLITLKDSTIEGEEDLEGKTIVAKQGTSSLELANELAEKYNGEVTKLQDDATMYMELENGNADVVINDYPSVAYKINQDGEDSELQLVGDKYPSEDYGIAISKDSEGLVEKINAGLQDLKDSGEFDEIYSKYFSE, from the coding sequence ATGCATGAACAAAAGAAAACCAGATTTGTTAATAAGATTATCATGATTGCTTTGGTTGGTATCATTGCATTTGCGTTAGCAGGATGTGGAACAGGTGAAGATGATAGTAACTCTTCGGGTGAAGCAAAAGAAGAAATCACAGTTGCAGCGGTGCAAGACTATCCACCATTTGAATATAAAGTAGATGAAGAATTTACTGGTTTCGATGTTGAACTAGTGGAAGCAGTTGCTGAGAAAGCAGACTTAACTGTTAACTGGGAAAACATGAAATTTGATGGTATTATCCCAGCACTACAAGCTAATCAAGTGGATGCAGCTGTATCTGCTATCGGAATAAGAGAGGATCGATTAGAAGTAGTTGATTTTTCAGATCCATATTTTGAATCAGGTCTATCTTTAATTACGTTAAAAGATAGTACTATTGAGGGTGAAGAAGACTTAGAAGGAAAAACCATTGTTGCAAAACAAGGAACATCCAGTTTAGAATTAGCCAACGAACTTGCTGAAAAATATAATGGTGAGGTCACTAAACTCCAAGACGATGCTACCATGTATATGGAGTTAGAAAACGGCAATGCTGATGTTGTCATCAATGATTATCCTAGTGTTGCCTACAAAATCAACCAAGATGGCGAAGATTCCGAGCTTCAATTAGTCGGTGATAAATATCCAAGTGAAGACTATGGAATTGCCATTTCTAAAGATAGTGAAGGACTAGTAGAGAAAATCAATGCTGGACTTCAAGACCTAAAAGATAGCGGTGAGTTTGACGAGATTTATAGCAAATATTTTTCAGAATAA
- a CDS encoding DUF4915 domain-containing protein: protein MLYGLENDPDFEHINTRLLITCPSSGSDQGGLFLLDFENNTFEKLYTGSCSGMTIVNDRLFIASDDNELITMDQKFRVIQKKQYSKLDFHDISKFDDHVVLVVETATNTIGCYNTETLTRSGEIRFSAEDKDIHHINDIWLDGHTLYVSMFSPYGKWYMNPMHKNGGIVAIDLTDFHPNQQLHINPENHVVVKDLYMPHTVMMHQNELAYCDSMSFRVIAGNTKPIQLSGFTRGLAITENTIFIGQSRMRHVLRIPHEFSNCCLDGGIYVYDPKYRISRFVPLPAQQVYQILSLDQNFI from the coding sequence TTGTTATACGGATTGGAGAATGATCCAGATTTTGAACATATTAATACACGTCTACTAATCACTTGTCCATCCAGTGGGTCTGATCAAGGCGGCCTATTTTTACTAGATTTTGAAAATAATACTTTCGAGAAACTATATACAGGAAGCTGTTCAGGAATGACGATAGTTAATGATCGATTGTTTATAGCGTCTGACGATAACGAACTCATTACGATGGACCAGAAATTCCGAGTCATTCAGAAAAAGCAATACTCGAAACTTGATTTTCACGATATTTCAAAGTTCGATGATCATGTTGTTCTGGTTGTAGAAACCGCGACCAATACAATCGGGTGCTATAATACCGAAACACTTACACGATCAGGGGAGATCCGATTTAGTGCAGAGGACAAAGACATCCATCATATTAATGACATTTGGTTAGATGGTCATACATTGTATGTTTCTATGTTTTCTCCCTATGGAAAATGGTATATGAACCCTATGCATAAAAACGGTGGAATTGTCGCAATTGATTTAACAGATTTTCATCCCAATCAACAACTCCATATAAACCCTGAGAATCATGTCGTTGTAAAGGACTTGTATATGCCACATACGGTAATGATGCATCAAAACGAATTAGCTTATTGTGACTCTATGTCTTTCCGTGTCATAGCCGGAAACACGAAACCAATTCAACTATCGGGTTTCACACGTGGTCTTGCCATAACAGAAAATACAATCTTTATCGGACAAAGCAGGATGAGGCATGTTTTACGAATCCCTCACGAATTCTCAAATTGCTGCTTAGATGGTGGAATCTATGTCTACGATCCTAAATATAGAATTTCGCGTTTCGTACCATTACCGGCGCAACAGGTATATCAAATCCTGAGCCTTGATCAAAATTTTATTTAG
- a CDS encoding CPBP family intramembrane glutamic endopeptidase, translating to MKRTLLFPTNAEPNILPLFLFGTLVIFLQLDSYLLMTAWGISAGLLFIDKSMRFFVLITLTFGIGFFFYGYVNSQWIAEMTLEEMRIIINRLSLIVLIIPLISISFIYRLPFMSYWQKPQWGESVRIPFIWSGFRRTKVSTFLVIAMIINLITFMPFVINTSWAYIQEIWRFLLVFSILNSVLEEIIWRGVLLSRFSECFGNRWAVLITSIGFGLQHYSLGFSWISCLLFSVGGFFFGAITVRSNSIIPAVIWHMLLNFLMVISGMLVD from the coding sequence ATGAAGAGAACACTTTTATTTCCTACCAACGCTGAACCAAATATCTTACCGTTATTCTTGTTTGGGACACTTGTTATCTTTTTGCAATTAGATAGTTACCTACTAATGACAGCTTGGGGAATAAGTGCAGGACTCCTTTTCATTGATAAATCAATGAGATTTTTTGTTTTGATTACACTGACGTTTGGTATCGGATTCTTTTTTTATGGCTATGTGAATTCGCAATGGATTGCGGAAATGACCCTTGAGGAAATGCGGATCATTATCAATAGGTTGTCATTGATCGTTCTTATCATTCCATTAATATCTATATCATTTATTTACAGACTTCCTTTTATGAGCTATTGGCAGAAGCCACAATGGGGTGAGTCTGTTCGAATCCCTTTTATTTGGTCTGGCTTCCGTCGAACGAAAGTAAGTACGTTTCTAGTCATAGCGATGATTATTAATCTTATTACTTTTATGCCATTTGTGATAAATACTAGTTGGGCATACATCCAAGAAATCTGGCGTTTCTTGCTTGTTTTTTCAATCCTTAACTCCGTGCTGGAAGAAATCATATGGAGAGGTGTACTACTTAGTCGTTTTTCTGAGTGTTTTGGTAATCGATGGGCGGTATTGATAACGAGCATTGGATTTGGTTTGCAACATTATTCCTTAGGATTCTCTTGGATCAGTTGCCTTCTATTTAGCGTGGGAGGATTCTTTTTTGGGGCTATTACAGTTCGTTCCAATAGTATTATTCCTGCAGTAATCTGGCATATGTTATTAAATTTCTTAATGGTTATTAGCGGAATGTTAGTGGATTAA
- a CDS encoding amino acid ABC transporter ATP-binding protein, whose product MIEVNNFKKSFGKLEVLKDINMDVHSQEVVCVIGPSGSGKSTLLRCMNLLEEPTGGDIFIEGDNLTDPKTNINELRQRLGMVFQQFNLFPHMTVMENITLGPKRLKGKSQSEANELGTQLLDKVGLVEKADVYPDNLSGGQKQRVAIARALAMEPHIMLFDEPTSALDPEMVGEVLQVMKDLAEEGMTMTIVTHEMGFAKEVADRVIFMDEGFIVEQGTPDELFNHPQNERTQAFLSKVL is encoded by the coding sequence ATGATCGAGGTAAATAATTTTAAAAAATCATTTGGTAAATTAGAGGTTCTAAAAGATATAAATATGGATGTTCACTCACAAGAAGTAGTGTGTGTCATTGGCCCTTCAGGTTCTGGAAAAAGTACACTTTTACGCTGTATGAATCTATTAGAAGAGCCAACTGGTGGAGATATTTTTATTGAAGGAGATAATCTCACCGATCCGAAAACTAATATTAATGAATTGCGTCAAAGGTTGGGGATGGTATTCCAACAATTTAATCTGTTCCCACACATGACGGTAATGGAAAACATTACACTTGGACCTAAACGATTAAAAGGCAAATCACAATCAGAAGCCAATGAATTAGGAACACAGCTACTAGATAAAGTTGGATTAGTAGAAAAGGCAGATGTATATCCGGACAACTTATCTGGCGGACAAAAGCAACGGGTAGCCATAGCTCGTGCTTTAGCGATGGAACCGCACATTATGTTGTTTGATGAGCCTACCTCGGCCTTAGACCCAGAAATGGTTGGGGAAGTACTTCAGGTCATGAAAGATTTGGCTGAAGAAGGAATGACGATGACAATCGTGACACATGAAATGGGCTTCGCTAAGGAAGTCGCCGATCGTGTTATCTTTATGGATGAAGGTTTTATCGTGGAACAAGGTACACCAGATGAACTATTTAATCATCCGCAAAACGAAAGAACTCAAGCATTTCTATCGAAAGTTTTATAA
- a CDS encoding phenylacetate--CoA ligase family protein translates to MSDIDIERARKFQEMYKRIQKSPLYKWKLADHDVNGMELDQIQTLPLTTKKDLREAGIFGPLAVDRKEIAQYHESTGTTGVPSASWFTQEDLQIGGRQLKECGVRLTSEDLVLIRFPYAMALPAFLMQHAAWQTGAGVVPASGRTVVTPYPRVLSLLKNLSVTVMAGLPREMELLAEVARLGGSKPSKDFPALRAICVAGELMSDKRRKHIEKLWNVPVFNMYGSTETANIATMCEHGNMHIVEQDFFVEVLNENGSNSVEDGERGFATITTLSHQGSPLLRYFNEDIISVEHGLCNCGRTGAKLVHYGRSKDRICFGSTVLDAMDIQEAVYSLSPAPDAWKVIEQEEGLHLLLDSHDSQKWSEENVRSLLSSRLKVPVTVEITTMVDRMDLIDNTPSIKPVYIKKRSHGTSG, encoded by the coding sequence ATGAGCGACATCGATATAGAGAGGGCTAGGAAATTTCAGGAGATGTATAAGCGGATTCAAAAATCTCCTCTGTATAAGTGGAAACTAGCGGATCATGATGTAAACGGAATGGAACTGGATCAAATCCAAACACTTCCATTAACAACAAAAAAAGATTTACGAGAAGCCGGCATTTTCGGTCCTCTTGCTGTCGACAGGAAGGAAATAGCTCAATACCACGAATCAACAGGCACAACTGGAGTGCCCTCTGCCTCATGGTTTACGCAAGAAGATTTACAAATTGGGGGAAGACAACTGAAGGAATGTGGTGTGCGTTTGACGTCTGAAGACCTTGTGCTGATCCGTTTTCCCTATGCAATGGCACTACCAGCATTCTTAATGCAGCATGCAGCTTGGCAAACAGGGGCAGGAGTTGTTCCCGCAAGCGGACGTACGGTCGTTACTCCTTATCCAAGAGTACTAAGTTTGCTGAAGAATCTTTCTGTCACAGTGATGGCCGGGCTTCCGCGTGAGATGGAACTGCTGGCTGAAGTGGCTCGTCTAGGAGGTTCTAAGCCAAGTAAGGATTTTCCTGCTTTACGTGCCATATGTGTTGCTGGTGAATTAATGAGTGACAAGCGCAGAAAGCATATAGAAAAACTGTGGAACGTGCCAGTATTTAATATGTACGGTTCAACGGAAACCGCTAATATCGCTACCATGTGTGAACATGGGAACATGCATATCGTAGAACAAGATTTTTTCGTAGAAGTACTAAATGAGAACGGTTCAAACTCTGTGGAAGATGGGGAAAGAGGCTTTGCAACAATCACGACGCTATCTCACCAAGGTTCTCCACTGCTACGATATTTCAACGAAGACATTATCTCTGTAGAACATGGTTTATGCAACTGCGGACGGACTGGAGCCAAACTGGTTCATTACGGCAGAAGCAAGGATAGAATCTGCTTCGGAAGCACTGTCCTTGATGCAATGGATATTCAGGAAGCCGTATACTCGTTATCCCCTGCTCCGGATGCTTGGAAGGTGATAGAGCAGGAGGAGGGCTTGCACTTATTACTAGATTCGCATGATTCCCAAAAATGGTCAGAAGAAAATGTCCGTTCTCTCTTATCTTCTCGGCTTAAGGTGCCAGTCACTGTTGAAATCACTACAATGGTCGATCGAATGGATCTCATAGATAACACGCCATCGATAAAGCCTGTATATATCAAAAAGCGTAGTCACGGCACATCAGGATAG
- a CDS encoding phenylacetate--CoA ligase family protein: protein MEKLQTHKMTVSVDKHSSHLEQFKEFYKELDDQGKTIEKLPHEEIEEYQLQAINATLEHVWNHNEYYHARLEEAGFTEPKIDSLEQLASVPMLVKDLIRGDKEKILCVAPKEIGQVHLTSGTSGKPIYTSYTLADQYVYDLLPKYLQLFKESDDDVAAIALPYEFALPGLGFQRLFQFAFGTAVLSLGKGGYMAPVDKSLELMKEYQATVLTTTPSYAALLAEESEKYGIKIGEDIQLKKIWLTGEGCSSTFRERLEKWWGCEVSFFYGSTECGVIGVECSKHQGYHVMEGHVKLEIIDPVSKEVLPYGRTGEIVVTTLLREGMPMVRYRTGDLGKLQKSKCNCGIKMDVLELRGRMEHMLRIGTEDYSPFMIEHFLMEIPDVGLWYHLKLNQGVLTIEAEKFRTNLSDEQLVEKIQNHMKNRIGIDCKVVIRDDIPRTFGKATRVFN, encoded by the coding sequence ATGGAGAAGTTGCAAACGCATAAGATGACAGTTTCCGTGGATAAACATTCATCCCATCTAGAACAATTCAAAGAATTTTATAAAGAATTAGATGACCAAGGAAAAACAATTGAAAAACTACCTCATGAAGAAATAGAAGAATATCAGTTACAGGCTATTAACGCCACTCTTGAGCATGTGTGGAATCATAATGAATACTATCATGCAAGGCTAGAAGAGGCAGGATTCACAGAGCCAAAAATAGATAGCCTAGAACAACTAGCATCTGTACCAATGTTGGTGAAAGATCTTATTCGAGGAGATAAAGAGAAGATATTATGTGTTGCTCCGAAAGAAATAGGCCAAGTTCATCTTACAAGTGGTACATCGGGTAAACCAATTTATACCTCTTATACCTTGGCTGATCAATATGTATATGATTTGTTACCGAAGTATTTGCAACTGTTTAAGGAATCAGATGATGATGTCGCGGCAATTGCGCTTCCATATGAGTTCGCGCTGCCTGGTCTTGGGTTTCAGCGCTTATTCCAGTTTGCCTTTGGTACTGCGGTGTTATCGCTTGGAAAAGGCGGTTATATGGCTCCGGTTGATAAGTCGTTGGAATTAATGAAAGAATATCAAGCCACTGTTCTTACAACAACACCATCTTATGCAGCGCTACTAGCAGAAGAAAGCGAGAAGTACGGTATCAAGATAGGTGAAGATATTCAGTTGAAGAAAATCTGGCTTACAGGTGAGGGATGTTCCTCCACGTTCCGAGAACGGTTGGAAAAGTGGTGGGGATGTGAAGTTTCCTTTTTCTATGGATCAACTGAATGCGGAGTTATCGGTGTAGAATGCAGCAAACATCAAGGATATCACGTCATGGAAGGGCATGTTAAATTGGAAATTATTGATCCGGTTTCTAAAGAAGTGCTTCCTTACGGGCGAACAGGAGAAATCGTTGTGACGACACTGCTGCGTGAGGGAATGCCGATGGTACGCTATCGCACCGGAGATCTAGGCAAATTGCAAAAATCCAAATGTAATTGTGGAATCAAGATGGATGTCCTAGAGCTAAGAGGAAGAATGGAGCACATGTTGCGTATAGGCACAGAAGATTATTCTCCATTTATGATTGAGCACTTTCTTATGGAAATTCCAGATGTAGGTTTATGGTATCACCTTAAGCTTAATCAAGGGGTGTTAACGATTGAAGCCGAGAAATTCCGCACGAATTTAAGTGATGAGCAATTAGTGGAAAAGATACAAAATCACATGAAAAATAGGATTGGGATAGACTGTAAAGTTGTAATCAGAGATGATATCCCTCGTACGTTTGGCAAAGCGACTAGAGTATTTAATTAG
- a CDS encoding chorismate pyruvate-lyase family protein: protein MIDSQFERKASDLLQELLLDLLLVTDGRTTDLLEILLNEKVTVQVIRQQQIAEDTNLIGEFSGGPYYIRESVLIGEKSGFVVSHNIALVYSKHVPPALFKNIAHRKQGIGKAISSLGVRSFRKVVDSGFVNEEEAVDLFRQPVNIRFTNLHNKVPYKRYFMYFGRKPGIQLLEYYHPSLIEHRLQQEIKKK, encoded by the coding sequence ATGATAGACTCACAGTTTGAACGTAAAGCCTCGGATTTGTTACAAGAATTGTTACTCGACTTACTATTAGTGACGGATGGACGAACAACAGATTTGCTAGAAATTCTATTGAATGAGAAAGTGACGGTACAAGTGATTCGACAACAACAAATAGCTGAAGATACAAATTTAATAGGGGAATTTTCAGGAGGTCCGTACTATATCCGAGAATCAGTTTTGATCGGTGAAAAGAGTGGATTTGTCGTGTCACACAACATTGCACTTGTATATTCCAAGCACGTACCTCCTGCTTTGTTTAAGAACATTGCTCATCGAAAGCAAGGAATTGGTAAAGCGATCAGCTCACTTGGAGTACGGTCTTTCCGAAAGGTAGTTGACTCTGGCTTCGTAAATGAAGAGGAAGCGGTTGATCTTTTCCGGCAGCCGGTCAATATCCGTTTTACTAATCTGCACAATAAAGTACCTTACAAAAGATACTTCATGTATTTCGGACGTAAACCTGGGATTCAGTTGCTCGAATATTACCATCCAAGCCTCATCGAACACCGTTTACAGCAAGAGATCAAGAAAAAATAA
- a CDS encoding tetratricopeptide repeat protein, protein MSNDKHDREGKLLLQDLLHRGYSEFKIDEYEKAHRLFKEAITLVPHSAEAHAWLAAVYGRQIDTAWSLTDKMDLFNKLDNEITTALEIDPTLPLARRMNGSKLLNTPDMLGGDPAEAAKEFRYCIEQGMSDIEIWVSLAKCYMETGDLAKAKEALNEALAIEPKSKEALQLLQVAMKER, encoded by the coding sequence ATGTCTAACGACAAGCATGATAGAGAGGGGAAACTTCTATTGCAAGACTTGCTTCATCGAGGATACAGTGAGTTTAAAATAGATGAGTACGAGAAAGCACATCGATTGTTCAAGGAGGCAATAACACTGGTTCCTCACAGTGCGGAAGCTCATGCATGGCTTGCAGCAGTTTACGGTCGTCAAATTGATACAGCGTGGAGTTTGACGGATAAAATGGATCTCTTTAACAAGTTAGACAACGAGATCACGACTGCTCTTGAAATCGACCCGACATTGCCACTCGCAAGAAGGATGAATGGTTCCAAGTTATTAAATACGCCGGATATGTTAGGGGGGGATCCCGCTGAAGCGGCCAAAGAATTCCGTTATTGTATTGAGCAAGGGATGAGTGATATTGAAATATGGGTGTCCCTGGCTAAGTGTTATATGGAAACGGGCGATCTTGCAAAAGCAAAAGAAGCACTAAACGAGGCATTAGCAATAGAGCCGAAGAGTAAAGAGGCTCTACAATTATTGCAAGTTGCAATGAAAGAACGTTAG
- a CDS encoding amino acid ABC transporter permease: MMDTINIILEGLPTLLKGMGVTIEVTVISLILAMFIGLVLGVFSITKSKILRTISTAFVDIIRGTPLLVQILFIYFGLPSVLDINLTAFSAGVIAITVNAAAYLVEIFRAGINSIDKGQMEAGRTIGFSYSQTMRLIILPQAIRRMIPAFVNQFIVSIKDTSLLSAIGLAELTLSGQTIYAANFHAFEILFAVGVLYFVIIYSLSLFSRWLERRLDVA, encoded by the coding sequence ATGATGGATACGATAAATATTATTCTTGAAGGATTACCCACTCTATTAAAAGGAATGGGAGTGACAATAGAAGTAACGGTTATCTCACTTATTCTAGCAATGTTTATTGGACTAGTTCTAGGTGTATTTAGTATAACGAAGAGTAAAATATTAAGGACGATTTCAACTGCTTTTGTTGATATCATTCGAGGAACACCTTTACTCGTTCAAATATTATTTATTTATTTCGGTTTGCCAAGTGTACTTGATATTAACCTAACAGCGTTTTCCGCAGGTGTGATTGCGATTACGGTCAATGCTGCAGCCTATTTAGTAGAAATTTTCCGTGCTGGAATAAACTCTATTGATAAAGGGCAAATGGAAGCCGGAAGAACAATTGGTTTTTCTTATAGCCAAACGATGCGTTTAATTATTTTACCTCAAGCCATACGTCGCATGATCCCCGCATTCGTCAACCAATTTATTGTAAGCATTAAAGATACTTCACTTCTTTCCGCAATAGGATTAGCTGAGCTTACCTTATCGGGCCAAACCATTTATGCAGCTAATTTCCATGCTTTCGAAATATTATTTGCTGTTGGCGTTCTGTATTTTGTCATTATTTATTCTTTAAGCCTATTCTCGCGTTGGCTTGAAAGGAGACTAGATGTAGCATGA
- a CDS encoding tetratricopeptide repeat protein: MKQFEEGKKLFMKGVNGDKKAVKLAYDIFLSLRDTEPNNALIEAYYGSTLALLGRDASQPLEKADKAQEGLDALNQAISRDPKNKEIRMLRSNVCLRLPESFFQCSKTAVEDISFLLDRYQKNPSYLTNNQVNELIEDLRTAYKNMGKPDEASKVSQRFSKLTSKKKK, from the coding sequence ATGAAACAATTTGAGGAAGGAAAAAAACTTTTTATGAAAGGTGTAAATGGGGATAAAAAGGCGGTAAAGCTCGCCTATGATATTTTCTTAAGCCTCCGTGATACAGAGCCTAACAATGCTCTTATCGAAGCCTATTACGGCAGCACTCTCGCACTATTAGGACGAGATGCTTCTCAGCCTTTGGAAAAAGCAGATAAAGCGCAAGAAGGACTAGACGCATTGAATCAAGCAATTTCTAGGGATCCCAAGAACAAGGAAATTCGGATGTTACGATCAAATGTATGTTTACGTCTACCAGAATCTTTCTTCCAATGCTCAAAGACGGCGGTTGAAGATATCTCCTTTCTGCTAGATCGTTATCAAAAAAATCCTAGTTACCTTACTAATAACCAGGTGAATGAATTGATAGAAGACCTACGTACTGCTTACAAGAATATGGGTAAGCCGGACGAAGCAAGTAAAGTTTCGCAACGTTTTTCTAAGTTAACATCGAAGAAAAAGAAATAA